The Numida meleagris isolate 19003 breed g44 Domestic line chromosome 18, NumMel1.0, whole genome shotgun sequence genome segment CATTCTCtaagaaaaattgtttatttcctCCAGGCCATCACCCCCAAACCAACCATCAAACCTTCACTCAGCTGTGAGGCCAGTCCCTCAATCAACAGCACGGAAATGCTTTGGTACTCATCTCAACTCACCTGAAAGTACaccatctttattttatttattccaatCATCCTTCTGTTTCACTGCCACAAAAGCAGTCAGACAGCTTCggggaaaaaagctgcttctcCAGTGTGgacctcagcagcacagcccagagagctgcaggctCCATGGCgccagcagagcaaggagagTCGCTCTCCTCTCTTACATAAAGCATGCATGCATAACACTGTGGAAGGCAGCTGTTATGCAGACTATCAGGAGAGCTCATTCAGGTGCTCAAACTCACCTGATGCAGCCATCAAACGTGCCAGGCCTGAAGGGAATGCCATCACCCATATCTGCGAGGAGCAGATCTCCTTCCACCTCCCTCTCCACGGCCACATCTGTGCAGAGCACGGCGCAGGGCTCAGCACACGCCCACAGCGctccctgcagggagaggggggCAGCGGGACGCTCACCCAGCATGGCGCGGCTGATGTCCACCCCGATCCAGCAGTGCCCCTCCTCGGAGATGTGCTCCCCGCTCAGCCCGGAGCCGCAgctgcagagggcagggagACAACGGCGGCTCACGGCGCCCTCTCAGGGCGGCACCGCCCGCTGCCCACCCCACACCCCACTCACCCCACATCCAGGAGGAGGCACGGCCGCCCCTCGGGCAGCGCCAGCAGCTCCACGGCCCGCGCCGCCATCTGCGCCTGGATCTCGGCCACGCGGGAGCTGCGGGGCGAAGGCGATGGGTCAGCGGAGGCGCCGCGGCCCAGGCGGGCCCCCCCGGCCCACACAGGGCCCCCGGCCCGCCGTACTTCTGCGTGTACTTCCGCGCCTCCGTCTCATCGTAGAACTGCAACGAGAGAAGGGGGAGAGCGGGAGCGCGGCGTGAGCGCGGTCCCGGCGCAGAAAACCCCACCAGCCCGGCCCGCCCGCACCAGCTCAGGGGGCCCGCGGTGCTCCGGCCGCCGCCCGCTGCCCGCCATGCTGCGCGATGACGTCACAGCGATGCGCCGCGCATTGCCCGAGTGACTCCGCGTCGCGCCCGAGTGACGTTGCGCCGCGGGCAAGATGGCGGCGCACGGGAGCTGAGAGATGGGTCCGTCGGCGCTAGGCCTGCGGCGCCTCCTGCTCCCCGGCCCAAGGCCGGGACTGGGGCTCGGCACGGCCCTGCGCCGCAGCGGGAGTTCGGGAGGCGGCGAGGCGCCGCGCCGCACGCTGTACGAGGTGCTGGGCGTCCCGGCCACCGCCACGCCGGCGCAGATCAAGGCGGCGTACTACCAGCAGTCCTTCCGCTTCCACCCCGACCGCAACGCGGGTAGCGCGGCCGCCGCCGAGCGCTTCGCCGCCGTCAGCGAGGCCTACCGCGTTCTGGGCAGCGCCGCGCTGCGCCGCAAGTACGACCGCGGCGCCCTCAGCAGCGAGGACGTGCGCGGCGCACCCCGGCCCTCGGGCCGCGCCCCCGCTGCGCCGCCCCCCGCCCGTGCCGCCGCCGCCCGCAGCGGCCCCGCAACGCCGCCCTTCGACTTCGACGCCTTCTACCGCGCGCACTACGGCGAGCAGCTGGAGCGGGAGCGAGTGCTGCGGGCGCGCAGGGAACGGATGCGCCTCTGCCGGGAGGAGGCTGCGGCCCAGGGCCGCCTGCGGTTCCTTACAGACCTCACGGTCGGGCTCGTCTTCGTGCTGGGCTTTGCGATGCTCTATGGCCTCAAATAGCGGCGGGCCGGCACGGTGCTGGCACCCCTCGGGCGGTGTGGGACTCGTGTGGGGGCTCAGCATCACTTCAGAGGCAATGTGTGCCTGCAGTCTGGCAACATGTTACTGCACATCCCCGCTCCGCGGCTGCCATGTGCCCCATTTGCCAGCAGACCCCAGGTGAGGTGCCCGGCAGGGATACAACTCCGCTTTGTGGCCTCTGACGTCTCCACTGGCACTGCGCTGTGACCTGAGTGGGAACTGCATCTCTGTTCTGCTGAGCCATGGTAGAGATTAAATAATTGCCAGTGGTGTCTGTGTGCTGCATGTGTACCGTGAGATGCTCTCGCTGATGTTAAGCAACATCTCCCTGTGGGTTCCATTAATCCCAAGCTTGCTGCCTTTGTGCTGTCACatataatatatttttggaGCATTAGTCTCCAGCCTGCACCATGGCCCTGTGTGTCTCTGCTCAGGGCCTGCCTCAcactgtgctgagcacagagctctcGGTTTCAGCAGCCTGAAAGAGTGGAACGTGGGCCTGTGGCAGCCCATGTCCTGGTCAGCGTGTGCCATCACCTGGAGGTGCTGCCCAAAGCGCCTCGCTGTGCAGGTTTGCACAAGACCATCTTGTACAGCCATTGTGGCTGAGAGCGGTTCACTTTGGTCAGTGGCATTATTTGTGTTTGACTTGTCTCTAAGCATCCTTTGCACATACGAGTATTTGCCTAATTAAGTACTGAAGAGATTCAGAAACTGAAGATGGTCTCTGAGAGCTTCTGTCTTTCCTTGGGTGAAGGTTTCACCTGTGATACATGGTACTGCTAGGAGAGAGTGAAGCTTGCTGGAACACTGTGTTGCAACACCTGGAGCGCCAAGGACAACGTCTATGGGACTTTGCACTGTGTTTTCTGGGCTGGACTGTGCCGAAGCCATGCCCTCCCCTCACTGCAGTGATGCAGGGTTTTGATTTCTCCCattacaaacaaaagcaaatgcctCATGTTTTTCAGCAATGGAGTTCTGTGATACTGAGCTGAGGTAGCAGCAGGGCAGAGTGCAGTGTGTACTGGTGGGCGGTacgtgctgctgcaggagagtcGCCTGTATCTTTTGGAAAGAACTGTACCACTTTTAACTGCAAATTTAGCCCAGGAGCAGAGAGAGGGCTTTCCAGGATCCTCTGTGGTTGTTGGTGGGATTATGGTCCTGAAATTTTGGCATATAAAGAGCAGGCAGAGCCTGGCATTCAGGGGCACTGGCTATAGAGTGAAAGTGTCTAGAGCTGTGGCTATGTGCCAGCACACCGATGTACTTTTGTGTTGTAAGCCATGTCCCTTACTGCCTCCAGAAGCAGCTTCCCAGGAAGAGCTTGGCCAGCGGCATTCTCTTGCAGACTGGAAGAGCTCTGCGCAGCCATGGGAAGCAGCGTGTACTGTGTGGGCGCACCTCTTTAGTTTGTGGTATTGTGATTTGGCAGTTTTTAAGGCAGTCCTGCTAAACACAGGTTATCTTCTGGGTTGATCTCTCTGTATGTGGTGCTGAGGCCCATGGCTTGGGCTTCCAGGTAGGGAACAGGTCAGGTGTAGTGCAGcatggagcaggaggagctgagtgctgtgctcctggcaCTGCTCCGGTCCCTGGCTCTGGGACAGGGAAGCGCTCCTGTGAGAGATCTGGCTCTCCTGATCAGTGCTTGGTGCTTGTGTCTGAAATCAAGGCACCAAAGTTCATGTGCCTTACTATGGTGGTGTGAGCAGTTTGTATTGCTGGTTCTTCCTGTTCCTCCTCAGGTCTCCATGACACATCCTGAGCATTAAAATTATCCATCCATAAATTAGTGATGAAATGACTTGTCTTTCTTTTGATGGGCTTGAGTGGTAAATATTCTTTGTACTTGCTGGAAAATGGAAGGTGGGAGATGGGCTGGTGTTCACTCAGTGACCACAGCAGCCTGAAGAAGATGATATTTGTAGGGGGGATGCCTTGTTTACCCTGAGACCTGTTGGAGAGGCTGCATGTGCAGCTTGCAGTCAGTGGGAGTGGGTGGGGTGGTCTCTGTGGGCAGACTTCACTCCTGCTGCTACAGACCCACTCAGTGCCGCCTATGACGTACGTGGGCTCTGATACCCACTGAACTCGCTGCTCTGGGGCGGGAGGTGAACAAACgctcagctttgctgctgggTTTGGTCAAAGGAGGGGGAGTGTGGCATGCAGAGAATGGGGGGATTTTCTTCCTATTAGCTGGTATAGTGCTGGTTTTGCCACTTTGTATACAATATGCACTCCCATTACAATCAGACACTGTAACACCGCAAAAGTAACATCCCTGTGTCTGGGATGTTACCAGCACTATACCAGctaataggaagaaaattaactctattcCAGTCGAAAGCATGATACTTGTTTCTCCAGATTATCAACTCCATGCTGCTTGGGCAGTGTGGCCAGATGCTGCAGGACAGATGTCAGGAAATCAGGTGCCTAGGGGCTGGAGGTCATCCGGATTCACAGACCAGCTGCCACCTTTCAGCACATGAGGTTTCTAGCCTCTGATCGCCTTGCATCCATGCTGTCATCATATTCaatatttcttccctttccccagtCGTTTCCCTGATGGAGAGCTGCCAGGGGCACATGGCTTTCATTTAGCCGGATGAGCACAGAGGACATCCAGCAGGATCAGGCTGTGACAGCAGTGGTGCCACAGCAGGGACTGTGTGAGTTGTAAAAGCCCACCGGGATCAGCAGCtcatggagaaaaagaggaaagaggacaAAAGCAAAGCTTAGCTGTTGCAATGCTAAATCAAATGAAAGCTTCCTGCAAACCGAGACAGGTCTGCACGAAGCCTGCCAGCCCCTTGGAAGTCAGGCACAGCCCATGGGCTGGTGCTGCAGTAGCAGTGCTGTGATCGCTGCCTTCCTGCGGCTGCTCGGGAGCAGCAGGTGCTGTCCTGACACCTGCAGCCATGGCTTCCCCATGACCAGAGTGGGCATGG includes the following:
- the DNAJC30 gene encoding dnaJ homolog subfamily C member 30 — protein: MGPSALGLRRLLLPGPRPGLGLGTALRRSGSSGGGEAPRRTLYEVLGVPATATPAQIKAAYYQQSFRFHPDRNAGSAAAAERFAAVSEAYRVLGSAALRRKYDRGALSSEDVRGAPRPSGRAPAAPPPARAAAARSGPATPPFDFDAFYRAHYGEQLERERVLRARRERMRLCREEAAAQGRLRFLTDLTVGLVFVLGFAMLYGLK